The Desulfobacterales bacterium region GGGCAGGGGGGGTATTTTTTCCTGCTAGAGCATACTGAGTGTTGCGGTGAAAGTAAAGTGTTCTCCGTTGCCGGTTCCACAAAGATTTCTTTACAGAGTCGCGGCTTATCATTAGAATACCGCTTTGGTTTTTCAGGGGACAGGGGACAGAAGACAGAAGACAGAAGACGGAAGACTGAGGACAGAAGACAGAGGACAGAGGACAGAGGACAGAAGACAGAGGACAGAAGGCAGAGGGCAGAGGGCAGGGGACAGAGGGCGGAAGACGGAAAATGAGTGCTGAGCAATGAGTAACCAGCGATGAGTGCGGAAGCAAGAAGATAACAGAAAAAAACTGGTGCCAGTGGTGGTGGCTGAAACCTGTGTCTGTCTGTCAATCTAAAAATCCGCGGAGAGAGATTTTCATATACATGAAACGAGGCGGCCAATGAAGAAACGCATTGAAAAGGCAAAGGTCCTCATTGAGTCCCTCCCTTATATCCGGGAGTTTTACGGCAAGACGGTGGTGGTCAAGTATGGGGGCCACGCCATGGCGGACGAGCAGTTGAAGAAGAGCTTTGCCCTGGATATCATCCTGATGAAGTATATCGGCATCAACCCGGTGGTAGTCCATGGCGGCGGCCCGCAGATCAACCAGGTGCTTGACCGGATGCGGATCACCCCCAGCTTTATCCAGGGGATGCGGGTCACCGACGGTGAGACCATGGACGTGGTGGAGATGGTCCTGGTCGGCAAGGTCAACAAGGAGATCGTCGGCCTGATCAATCAGCACGGCGGCCGGGCCGTGGGGCTTTCCGGCCGGGACGGCGATATGATCCGGGCCCGGAAGATGACGGTCAGGAAGAGCCAGGCCGCCGATGCCCCGCCGGAGATCATCGACCTCGGCCGGGTCGGCGAGGTGACCCGGGTCAATCCGGCGGTGCTCCAGTCCCTGGATGTTGCCGACTTCATTCCGGTGATCGCGCCGGTGGGGGTGGGCGAGGATCGTTTTTCCTATAATATCAACGCCGACCTGGTGGCCGGGGCCGTTGCCGGGGAGCTGAAGGCGGCCAAACTGGTCCTGCTCACCGACGTGGCCGGGGTTCTGGGCAAGGACGGGAAACTGCTCACCTCGCTGAACAGCGGTCAGGCCGGGGACCTGATCCGTTCCGGTGACATCGCCGGCGGGATGATCCCCAAGGTCAAATGCTGCCAGTCCGCCCTTGGACTGGGGGTGGGCAAGGCCCATATCATCGACGGCCGGGTGGAACATGCCCTGCTGCTGGAGCTGTTCACCGATCAGGGGGTGGGCACGGAGATTGTGCAATGAGCAATACCAGCCAGGACTGGATCCAGCGGGCCGACCGGGTTCTGGTCGGCAACTACAGCCGCTTCCCCGCAACAATGGTGCAAGGGCGCGGCTCTAAGCTCAAGGATGCCGATGGCCGGGAATACCTGGATTTTCTCTCCGGAATAGCAGTCTGCGCCCTGGGTCACTGTCACCCGGCGGTCACCCGGGCGATCTGCGAACAGGCCGGCGAACTGGTCCATGTGTCCAACCTGTTTTACACCCGGCCCCAGATCGAACTGGCTGAACTGCTGGTTGCCAATTCGTTTGCCGACCGGGTCTTTTTTGCCAACAGCGGTGCCGAGGCCAATGAGGCGGCGATCAAGCTTGCCCGCAAGCACAGCGCCGCGGCGCGGTTTGAGATTATTTCGCTGGCCGGCTCTTTCCACGGCCGGACCCTGGCCACGGTGGCGGCAACCGGCCAGCCCAGGTTCCACCAGGGTTTCGAGCCGATGCCCGCGGGATTCGTGCATGCGCCCTTTGGCGATCTCAGCGGTCTGGAGGCGATGATCGGGCCCAGGACCTGCGCTGTTCTCTGCGAACCCCTGCAGGGGGAAAGCGGGGTCCGGCTGCTTGCGCCGGACTATCTCAAGGGAATCCGGGAACTGTGCGACCGCAACGGTCTGCTCCTGATATTCGACGAGGTCCAGACTGGTATCGGCCGCACCGGCACCCTGTTCGCCCACGAGCAGCTGGGGGTTGTCCCGGATATCCTTACCTCGGCCAAGGCCCTGGCCAACGGGTTGCCCCTGGGCGCGATGCTCACCACTGAAAAAATCGCCGCCTCCCTGACTCCGGGCTCGCATGCCTCCACCTTTGGCGGCAACCCGGTGGCCGCGGCCGCGGCAGTGGCCACCCTGAAGATTGTGCTTGGCAAGGGATTTCTCGATGAGGTGCGGGCCACGGGTGATTATCTGGGCGAACAACTGGCCGGACTTGCCCGGAAACATCGCCAATATGCCACGGGCAGCCGGGGCATGGGGATGATCCGGGCCCTGGAGTTGACCGGGGCCGGGATCGACCAGGGGATAACCCTGGTCAACCGGATGTTCGACCAGGGTTTTCTGATCAACTTTGCCGGCAATACGGTGCTCCGGTTCGTGCCGCCGCTTACGGTCGGCCGGCCGGAGATCGATACCATGATCAGCGCCCTTGACCAGACCCTGGCCGCTCTGCCCTGACCGGGCAATAATATATTTGCAAAAAGCGACATTTTTTATATAAATGAATGTTTCGGCTCAATATGCCCTCCTTTTCGCGGTGTGATCGCGGCGGGCAGGTATTGAGCCTTCATCATTTAAGAGACTGATGATCATGGCAACGCATCTGTTAAATCTCTGGGATTGTACCGCCGAGGAGCTGAACGCCTATATCCGGCGGGCCCTTGAACTCAAACAGGAGGCCCGGGCCGGAACCAGCCACCGGCAACTGGCCGGCAGGATTGTCGCCCTGGTCTTTGAAAAGCCCTCCACCCGGACCCGGGTTTCCTTTGAGGCCGCCATGTACGGCCTGGGCGGCCAGGTGATCTTCATGGCGGACAAGGACACCCAGATTTCCCGGGGCGAGCCGTTAAAGGATATGGCCCGGGTGCTGGCCCGCTACGTGGACGGGATGGTGGTCCGCACCTACGGCCAGGAGGTGGTGGAGGAGTTGGCCCGCTTTTCCACGGTCCCGGTGATCAACGCCCTGACCGATCTCCATCACCCCTGTCAGATCCTGAGCGATATCATGACCGTGATCGAAAACAAGGGCGATATTGAAAAACTGCATGTAGCCTGGGTCGGCGACGGCAACAATATGGCCAACTCCTGGATCCAGGCGGCCGGGCGGATGGGTTTTTCCCTGACCCTGGCCTGTCCCGAGGGCTATGATCCGGACCCGGACATCCTGCTTCAGGCCCGGGAACAGGCACCCCGGCCGATCAGCCTGATCCGTGATCCGGCCGGGGCGGTCCGGGGTGCCGATGTGATCAACACCGATGTCTGGGCCAGCATGGGCCAGGAAGACGAGCAGCAGGTCCGGGCCCGGATATTCAGGCCCTTTCAGGTCAATCAAGAGCTGCTCGGCCAGGGCAATGCGGACGCCATTGTTCTCCATTGCCTGCCGGCCCATCGCGGCGAGGAGATCACCGATGCGGTGCTGGAAGGCAAGCAGTGCGTGGCCTTTGACCAGGCCGAGAACAAGCTCCATATCCACAAGGCGATCCTGGAGAGACATCTGCTTGGGAAGTGAGGCGCAGATTGTTAACTCAGAATTGTGAATTTTGAATTAAGAATTAAGAATTGAGAATCAATACTCTGATGAATCAGGGTATTGAAGATACGGAGAGATAAATGGCGGTAAACAAGATAGTGTTGGCCTATTCCGGCGGGCTGGACACCTCGGTGATCCTCAAATGGCTGGCAGAGCAGTATCAATGCCCGGTGGTGGCCTTTGCCGCCGACCTCGGCCAGCGTGAGGACTGGGACGCGGTCCGGGCCAAGGGCATGGCCACCGGCGCCGACAAGGTGGTGATCAGCGATCTTAAGGAAGAGTTTGTCCGGGATTACATCTTCCCGGCCTTCCGGGCCAATGCCATCTATGAGGGCTCCTATCTGCTGGGCACCTCCCTGGCCCGGCCGCTGATCGCGCAAGAGCAGGTGCGGCTGGCCGGGGCCGAGGGCGCGGACGCGGTGAGCCACGGCGCCACCGGCAAGGGCAACGACCAGGTCCGTTTCGAGTTGAGCTATATGGCCTTGAATCCACGTCTGGCGATCATCGCCCCCTGGCGAATCTGGGACCTCAACTCCCGGACCAGGCTGGTCGCCTATGCCGAGCAGCACGGAATCCCGGTGCCGGTTACCAGGGAAAAGCCCTACAGCTCGGACGAGAACCTGCTCCATATCAGCTTTGAGGGCGGCATTCTCGAGGACCCCTGGAACGAGCCCGAGGAGTCGATGTTCGAGTTGACCTGCTCGCCGGAAAAGGCGCCGGACAGGCCCACCTATATTGAACTGGAGTTTGAGCAGGGCGACCCGGTGGCCATTAACGGCGAACGGTTGTCTCCAGCGGCCCTGTTCACCGAGTTGAACCGGCTGGGCCGGGAAAACGGGATCGGCCGGCTGGACATGGTGGAGAACCGGTTCGTGGGGATGAAGTCCCGCGGCGTGTACGAGACCCCGGGCGGCACCATCCTCCGGGCCGCCCATCGGGACCTGGAGACCATCACCATGGACCGGGAGGTGCTGCGGGTCCGCGACAGCCTGGTGCCGCGTTATTCGGAGCTGGTCTATAACGGGTTCTGGTTCTCGCCGGAGATGCGCCTGCTGCAGAAAACCATGGATGATGCCCAGGCCACGGTGAGCGGCGTGGTCCGGCTCAAGCTCTACAAGGGCAACTGCATGCCGGTGGGCCGGAAATCGGACAATTCTCTTTACCGCGAGGCCCTGGCCACCTTTGAGGAGGACCAGGTCTACAACCAGGCGGATGCGACCGGATTCATCCGCTTAAACGCCCTGCGGCTCAGGGTCCAGGCCTTAAAATGAAAAAGAGCAGAGATATCGCCCCGGCCGGGGCCGGGTCCAAGCCCTGGTCCGGCCGGTTCAGCGAAAAGACCGCTGCCTCGGTGGAGGCCTTTACCGCTTCCATTCATTACGATTACCGGCTCTATCGCCACGATATCGCCGGCAGCCGGGCCCATGCCCGGATGCTCGCCCGGCAGGGGCTGCTCACCAACGAGGAGCGGGACCGGATTCTCGCCGGACTTGATGCCATTGAAGAGGAGATCGACAACAACAGTTTTGTCTTCC contains the following coding sequences:
- the argB gene encoding acetylglutamate kinase, which produces MKKRIEKAKVLIESLPYIREFYGKTVVVKYGGHAMADEQLKKSFALDIILMKYIGINPVVVHGGGPQINQVLDRMRITPSFIQGMRVTDGETMDVVEMVLVGKVNKEIVGLINQHGGRAVGLSGRDGDMIRARKMTVRKSQAADAPPEIIDLGRVGEVTRVNPAVLQSLDVADFIPVIAPVGVGEDRFSYNINADLVAGAVAGELKAAKLVLLTDVAGVLGKDGKLLTSLNSGQAGDLIRSGDIAGGMIPKVKCCQSALGLGVGKAHIIDGRVEHALLLELFTDQGVGTEIVQ
- a CDS encoding aspartate aminotransferase family protein, translating into MSNTSQDWIQRADRVLVGNYSRFPATMVQGRGSKLKDADGREYLDFLSGIAVCALGHCHPAVTRAICEQAGELVHVSNLFYTRPQIELAELLVANSFADRVFFANSGAEANEAAIKLARKHSAAARFEIISLAGSFHGRTLATVAATGQPRFHQGFEPMPAGFVHAPFGDLSGLEAMIGPRTCAVLCEPLQGESGVRLLAPDYLKGIRELCDRNGLLLIFDEVQTGIGRTGTLFAHEQLGVVPDILTSAKALANGLPLGAMLTTEKIAASLTPGSHASTFGGNPVAAAAAVATLKIVLGKGFLDEVRATGDYLGEQLAGLARKHRQYATGSRGMGMIRALELTGAGIDQGITLVNRMFDQGFLINFAGNTVLRFVPPLTVGRPEIDTMISALDQTLAALP
- the argF gene encoding ornithine carbamoyltransferase; this encodes MATHLLNLWDCTAEELNAYIRRALELKQEARAGTSHRQLAGRIVALVFEKPSTRTRVSFEAAMYGLGGQVIFMADKDTQISRGEPLKDMARVLARYVDGMVVRTYGQEVVEELARFSTVPVINALTDLHHPCQILSDIMTVIENKGDIEKLHVAWVGDGNNMANSWIQAAGRMGFSLTLACPEGYDPDPDILLQAREQAPRPISLIRDPAGAVRGADVINTDVWASMGQEDEQQVRARIFRPFQVNQELLGQGNADAIVLHCLPAHRGEEITDAVLEGKQCVAFDQAENKLHIHKAILERHLLGK
- a CDS encoding argininosuccinate synthase, which encodes MAVNKIVLAYSGGLDTSVILKWLAEQYQCPVVAFAADLGQREDWDAVRAKGMATGADKVVISDLKEEFVRDYIFPAFRANAIYEGSYLLGTSLARPLIAQEQVRLAGAEGADAVSHGATGKGNDQVRFELSYMALNPRLAIIAPWRIWDLNSRTRLVAYAEQHGIPVPVTREKPYSSDENLLHISFEGGILEDPWNEPEESMFELTCSPEKAPDRPTYIELEFEQGDPVAINGERLSPAALFTELNRLGRENGIGRLDMVENRFVGMKSRGVYETPGGTILRAAHRDLETITMDREVLRVRDSLVPRYSELVYNGFWFSPEMRLLQKTMDDAQATVSGVVRLKLYKGNCMPVGRKSDNSLYREALATFEEDQVYNQADATGFIRLNALRLRVQALK